CCCAGGAGCTTGCTCGCCCGGGTCGGTTTGTCTGGACGTGTTTCGAGCCTGAATAACTGGAAAACGATATGGTGACTCTGATCAATCCACCCGGAATCAAATCCCTTTCCAGTATTCAAATGCAGACCCCAAATCTCCCCGTGGGGCTGGCCTATATTGCCGGAATTCTCAGGGAGAACAATGTTCCTTGCACGGTCATCGATGCGGTGGGGCTGGCGCTGGACAGCATCTCTCCATATCCGGATCGCAGCGATTTTCTTATCCAGGGATTGACCGAGGAGGAGATTGTCCGGCGGATCCCTATCGCGACGGACATTGTCGGTTTTGGATGCATGTTCAGTACCTTATGGCCTGTCACACGCAGGCTTGTCGCCCGTGTCAGGCGGGCGTTTCCCCATGCCCTTCTGGTGTTGGGTGGAGAGCACGGCACCGCAGTGCCGGAGCACTCTCTGACGCACTCCGCGCTGGATGTCGTCGTTCTCGGCGAAGGCGAAAGAACGTTTCTGGCGTTGCTCAGGGCGCGTCGTCTGGGAACTCCCTTTCACGATACCAAGGGTATTGCCTTCAAAGAGGGTGACCGGATCGTGTACACCGGTTTGTCTGAACGTCTGATCGAAATCGATGCCATCCCCTGGCCGGATTGGGAGTCCTTCCCGGTTGAGGCGTATATCGGGAAGAGTCAAAGCAGCGGCATGAACCTGGGGCGATTCATGCCGATCTTGGCCACCAGAGGTTGTCCTTATCGCTGTACATTCTGTTCCAGTCCAACCATGTGGACCACGCGCTACCTCACCCGGGATCCCGTGCGGGTCGTGGACGAAATGGTTCATTACCAGAAAAGATATGGCGCGGCCAATTTTGACTTCCAGGATTTGACAGCGATCGTCAAGCGTAGCTGGGTGATTGCCTTCTGCCAGGAGATCATCCGTCGCAGACTTGAGATCACCTGGCAGCTTCCCATAGGCACACGCTCCGAGATCTTTGATGCGGAGGTCGTTGAGCTGATCTACCGCTCCGGGTGCCGATCCCTGAGTTTTGCACCGGAGAGCGGGGCGGAAGAGATTCGGCGATCTGTTGGCAAAAAGCTTGATCTGGATCGATTTCTCAAGGCGGTCGACATTGTCGTGGCGCGGGGAATCGCCTTGTCCTGCTTTATTGTCATCGGGTTTCCCAACGACAACAAGGAAACCCTGCGGGCCTCCCTGCGTCTGATACGCAAGCTTGCCATCATGGGGGTCCACGACGTTGCCGTTACCAAATTCGTTCCCTACCCCGGTTCGGCATTGTTTCTTGAACTCCAGCAATCAGGCGTTCTCAAACTTGACGACGAATTTTTTGTATCCCCCATGGATTTTTATACCAAAAAGGGGGCATCCTTCTGTCGGGAAGTCCCGCAAAGAGATTTGTATGCATGGATGATTTGGATGTTCCTTAATTTCTACATCATCTCCTTCACACGCCGTCCATGGCGGGTCATATCCATTTTGTGGGAGGCGGTCACCACTGGCCGGGAAAGAGCCCGTTTTGCCAAATGGTTTGTCGACATGTTTTTGCGCAGGCGCGGATGGCGGCGGCAATTGCGCAAGGCTTCCTGAATTGTACCCATTCACCATCCGCTAACGCATCGGGAGCCAGGAAGCCGGCTTCCTGGCAGGGCCTAAGACAACGTCCCGGAAGCAAACCCTCCCCAGACCCCTGACTTAAAAGAGTTCGATATCATCCCCACCGTCGTCAGTCGTGGTGGCCTGACCGTCGAGTTCCGATTCGTGAATTTTTCTCTCTGAATTCATGGTGTAAAGCTTGGAGAGATCTGCAAATTCACCGGAGAGGTCGTGCAGATCTCCGTCCAGGTATTTTGTCTGATCGCCTGCCACATCCCGCATCAGCTTGCGCAGGCCGGCCAGGACGTTTGTTATGATGTCATTGATTTCACGATGGAAATCCATCTCGGCCATCAGCAGTGTGACCTGGGTGGAGGTGGCGCGTGCATCGACCAGGGATTCGTGAAACAGGCGGATCAGGTCGTTGTTGGAGGTGTCCATCTGTTGTGTGGTCAGAGGGATCCGCCGCAACAGGGTGTTGGTGCGCATGAGCCTGGGCGTGGTGTTTTCGGAGTAACTGAGGCTGATCTTTTGGATCCGGTCCACGGCCTTGTTCAACTCTTCGCTGAGGAGAGGGTTCTCCTCGATGATGGATTTGACCAGGGAGCGGATGCTGGCGACCAGGGAGTCCAGCCGGTTGTTGCCGCCTGTTTTCATGGAAGCAGAAATGCTTTCGAGGCGCTGTGAAGTCATGATCAGCATGTCCATGGCTCGTCTGGCCTGGAAGACGCCACTGTCAGCCTTGGAAAGGGTTTTGAGAACCTCATTGGAGAGGGTGTCGTCAAAGATTCCCAAGCGCTGCGAACCGGCCATCAGATAGGTGATATCGGTGGCGTGCTGGTGAAATCGCCGCGTGATGGAGCGGGCCTGGGCAAGTTGAGTCACCTGCTCTTCGGCGATGGTGCCGATGCTGGCCAGGTGCTCCTGCATGGTCTTGATGGCCCCGACCAGATCGTTGCAGGTGTCCTCCAATTGCCGGATGGTGATGCGGATGGCGATCAGGGACCACTGCACGGCTTTCTCGTTGGTTGCGGGGTCGTCTGCCGTGGCGGCAAGTTGCAGCTTTTCCTTGGCCTGACGCAACCCCTCCAAGGCGTGATGAACCCTCTGCGAAGCGATGTCGTCGAACTGCATGGCCTGAACCATTTCAAAGACCACGCTGCCGACCTGGTCAGACCGTTTTTCCATGCCGGTACAAATGCCCTGGACCTTGGCAACCTCCTTGAACATGCTCTGAATGGTCTCTTCGGCGCTTTTCTGGAGACCATCCAGGGAACTTTTGGAGATTTCCATATCGGTTCCCAAACGTTTCATCAGGTGTTCGAGAACGTCACGGGTTTCCTGGCTGGATGAGACAATTTCATTGATCAAAGGGCTGGTCTGTTCCATCAGGTTGTCGATCATGGAGCCCAGGGTATGGCGTTCCATGCGTTCGCTGTTCTGGGATTTGATCTGGTCGACCACACGGGGGAGAAAGGCCCTCTGCTCGATCTGCAA
This portion of the Magnetococcales bacterium genome encodes:
- a CDS encoding B12-binding domain-containing radical SAM protein translates to MVTLINPPGIKSLSSIQMQTPNLPVGLAYIAGILRENNVPCTVIDAVGLALDSISPYPDRSDFLIQGLTEEEIVRRIPIATDIVGFGCMFSTLWPVTRRLVARVRRAFPHALLVLGGEHGTAVPEHSLTHSALDVVVLGEGERTFLALLRARRLGTPFHDTKGIAFKEGDRIVYTGLSERLIEIDAIPWPDWESFPVEAYIGKSQSSGMNLGRFMPILATRGCPYRCTFCSSPTMWTTRYLTRDPVRVVDEMVHYQKRYGAANFDFQDLTAIVKRSWVIAFCQEIIRRRLEITWQLPIGTRSEIFDAEVVELIYRSGCRSLSFAPESGAEEIRRSVGKKLDLDRFLKAVDIVVARGIALSCFIVIGFPNDNKETLRASLRLIRKLAIMGVHDVAVTKFVPYPGSALFLELQQSGVLKLDDEFFVSPMDFYTKKGASFCREVPQRDLYAWMIWMFLNFYIISFTRRPWRVISILWEAVTTGRERARFAKWFVDMFLRRRGWRRQLRKAS